The segment taagaaaacacactgtacaataggcgaacttaatgccgtaaggcattctctaccagtcaacctttaggcaaagcagataagttaaTATAGCTGGTgtttcaggcgtccataggctacggtaactgcttaccatcagacgggccgtatgcttgcttgcgaCCGAcgtggtaataaaataataatattcataaagTCTGAGTTGAAGTCCATTCCATAAGTTACGTGGCTTTCGTTATTTGCATTAAGAGGTTTCTGGGCGGTTTTATATCATAAATGTAAATGGCAATGGGAAACTCGAGCTGGTACGAGATTTTTGGGTGATTAATATAGCTTATAGATTCTTTTACTTACTTGATCCGAGTCAGGTTTGTTAAGCAGCGGCTCGCTCCGTCTAGTCCTGTTCAGTGACGTCATATTCCCAGAATCCGCACCGATCGCCGGGCGCGGCACCGTGTTCACCAACTTCTCCCCTCCATATCCTGCCCCGTAGCCCCCATAATCGAAGTCAGTCGCATTCAGAACATGTATCAGTTCCTTCATTGAAGTATTCCGTCTTTCGTGACCGTATTGATTCGTTTCTGGTTTTGAATTGTTGTCAATACGTGGTGTCCTATCAGGATATTGCTCGTCGTATCCATATTCTTCCGAGCGCCGCTGTCGCGTCTCTTTGCTGTCATCGCCAGGCACCGAACAGGAGCGCAAAGCTTCGGCTATTTCGTTCTCTAGCAGATGAATATTTCCATCTCCAGCACATGAAATAAGCACTGGTAGTATAGAGAGGATAATGAACGTCCCCAACATCGCAAGTCCAATGCATGAATTAGCTTGGTTTGCGGAATTTAAGCAGGTCGGATCAGGAAGCAGTAATCACGTTGACAGATGACTGTCAGTCATTGTGTTGGTCGCTTTGATCGGATGCATTTGTGGCATTACGGTCGACATTGATGTGGCTGATGACAGTTAATGGAGTGGCCTATAGAAAGCTGTTTCTATGAATGGGAGAGTGAACTACTAGGGTAATTTATCTGTAGTAAGTAtaatgcttttaaatatagaattaCCTATAGATTGACTGCTCATAATTAACTTTACAAGTTTACATTAATTGGGTAGGCACCTACCATAAATTAATAGGTAACCAAAAATAATGTCGCTGGAAACAAAGACCTtacttaggtattattattCTATTGAATAATGCATTGGCTAGTATTATTTGGTAATACACAAATTGATTCATTCGCTTTAACAGACTTGTTGAT is part of the Cydia pomonella isolate Wapato2018A chromosome 18, ilCydPomo1, whole genome shotgun sequence genome and harbors:
- the LOC133527996 gene encoding uncharacterized protein LOC133527996 isoform X2, translated to MLGTFIILSILPVLISCAGDGNIHLLENEIAEALRSCSVPGDDSKETRQRRSEEYGYDEQYPDRTPRIDNNSKPETNQYGHERRNTSMKELIHVLNATDFDYGGYGAGYGGEKLVNTVPRPAIGADSGNMTSLNRTRRSEPLLNKPDSDQCLSQCVFANLQVVDSRGIPRESELWTRIQGSVTSQQSRAALHDQTRACFQELQSGELERKQALPGH
- the LOC133527996 gene encoding uncharacterized protein LOC133527996 isoform X1 — protein: MLGTFIILSILPVLISCAGDGNIHLLENEIAEALRSCSVPGDDSKETRQRRSEEYGYDEQYPDRTPRIDNNSKPETNQYGHERRNTSMKELIHVLNATDFDYGGYGAGYGGEKLVNTVPRPAIGADSGNMTSLNRTRRSEPLLNKPDSDQCLSQCVFANLQVVDSRGIPRESELWTRIQGSVTSQQSRAALHDQTRACFQELQSEAEDNGCSYSNKLERCLMLRLADRKTDASALSSGQH